CGGTTAGGCTGTCGTCAGCTCCGACGTCCGTAGGGAAGCCACCAACTTTCTTTAGAAGTTCTCTCTTGAAGGCTGCAAGCTCGCCATGGAATAGTGGGGTAGAGTAAGCTTTGCTCTCCGCAATCCTTAATAAATTGTAATGGTTTCTGTATCCTCTCTCAACCCCCGCTGGCCCACTTTTTTGGGGGTACTTGATACAGCTGACGGCACCAACTTGGGGGTCAGCAAGATATTTTATAGCATTATGTAACGCATTGCTTTCCCATATAGCGTCCGCGTCAGCTATTATAATTACTTCTCCAGTCGCCAGCTTAAGCGCTTCGTTTAGAGCCATTGCTTTCCCCCGTCTCTCTTTTTCTCTGATAAGTATGACGTTGAGGTCAGGGTATTTCATCGCCCACCTTTCAACTAGCTCGGGGGTTCCGTCACTGCTGGCACCGTCTACCACAAGAACTTCGATGAGTTCTTTCGGATAAGACTGCTCGTATATGTTACGTAATTTATCTTCAATATGTTTTGCTTCATTGTACGTCGGTACAATTATTGTAACACAAGGCTCGTAACTTTCGTCCACCTTGATGTTCCAAGGTCTGGATAACCACTTGTTCTTTGCGTACCAGTAGTAAGTAAGCGGCACGCCAAAGTGTATGGCGGCAAGAACTAAAGCCGCTGTCAGGAGCGCTTCCTCCATAGATTACACCTCTCTCATACGAGGGTTTATCCTAGCTGCGTTAGTAGTATCTAGAAGCTGAATTCGATGCCATCTTTGTCATCAACGTTGAAGTAACTATAGTTAACGGTTGATTCTCAAAACTATGAGTGCCCTTGATCTAGCTATAGATCCTCATTTGGTGTCTAAGTCAGACCACTTCATATTAAGTCGCAGGAACGAGAGCCGGGTGAACAAGGAAGTTCGAGTTCTTCGAATTAAGCTTTCGAGTATAGTCTCAGTGACTCCTTCGCCAGCCTTTCCCAGGTCAGCTTCACAATGTTGTTGTAGCCACCTAAGCCGAGCCTAGTAGCTAGCTCTCTGTCCTGCCTCAG
Above is a genomic segment from Candidatus Nezhaarchaeota archaeon containing:
- a CDS encoding glycosyltransferase family 2 protein, producing MEEALLTAALVLAAIHFGVPLTYYWYAKNKWLSRPWNIKVDESYEPCVTIIVPTYNEAKHIEDKLRNIYEQSYPKELIEVLVVDGASSDGTPELVERWAMKYPDLNVILIREKERRGKAMALNEALKLATGEVIIIADADAIWESNALHNAIKYLADPQVGAVSCIKYPQKSGPAGVERGYRNHYNLLRIAESKAYSTPLFHGELAAFKRELLKKVGGFPTDVGADDSLTATKIAVMGFRTIVAEDVVVLEKIPDLGYGMWRIRRAQHLIQHFI